CCCAAAGCCGGTGCCATAAATACCAATTCTCTTAGGATCAGCAATCTTCTTGTCAACAAGCCATTTTACGCCATCATCAATATCATCTTGTATTTTGCCACCCCATTGCTTAAATCCTGCCGCCACAAACGTTTTCCCATACCCCGAAGAGCCTCTGTAATTTACCTGCAACACAGCATAACCTCTATTGGCCAAAAACTGAACTTCAGGATTATATCCCCATAAATTTCTGTCAACCGGGCCATCATGAGGCAATACCACTACCGGTAGCTTTTCTGCTTTCTGGTTGAGGGGAAGCGTCAGGTATCCATGGATCAACAAGCCATCTCTTGAGTGATAACTGATATGTTTCATCTCGCACATTTCATCCTCCCGGATTGACGAATTAAAATCACTTAGCTTTCTTACATTACCTGTACTAGCAAAATAAAGATAATATGAGCCTGGATTTTTATCGGTAAATGTTCTTAATAAGAATACATTTTCTCCTTTATCCCTATCAAAAATTCTGGTTTCGGTTTTAGGCAAAAGTTTATCCAGATTAGCATACAACTGTCTCACAGAATCATCCAGAAAGTACTTTTCCTTTTTCCAGGTTTCGTAGACCACGAAAGACATCTTCTGCTTTTTCCTAGAATATTGCGCTTCTGTAATGTTTAAAGTATCATTACAAAAAAGGGTTTTTAGCTCCTTCCCTGTGTTGCAGTCTACCTCAACCAAAGCCGTTTTATCTCTGTTTATGTCAGATATGGCATAGATGATATTGGGTTTATCGTGGCTAAAAGTAATGGGTCTGAAAGTATCTTTAAAATTACTGGTCAATACAGCTTTAAAAGGCTGGTTTTCTTTCGCCCTATAAAGAATGGTTGAATTAACTCCATCACTACTAATGGCTAGTCTTAATTTCCCTTCTGCATCAGTTCTCCAGTCGAGAATATTCCCAGGATTTTTAGCCGCCATTTCCATATCTCCGTTGCGTACATTTAAACGATAAACATCAAATACAGTAGAGTCTCGTTTGTTAGAGGATACCAGCAGGTATTTATCATCAATCAGCTGATCGTCAATAATTCTTAACCTGCTTTTTTCATTTTTGACCAACTGACGTTCGTTTTTCCCTTCTTTATCAATAATATACATATCAGATTGCTTGCTGGCTGCATCAATCTCTTTATAATAGATCAGTTCATTATTGCTCACCCAGCAATAAAAAACAATATTCATACCTTTAAACTGGGTAATAGTCCTGCCCTCACCCGTTTCAATATCTTCAATGTAAATATTCCTGTCTGCCCCCTGTAACTTAAGGTAAGAGAGATTTTTTCCATCAGGCGACAACCTGTAAGCCACTTTATTTTGTGATTTAAAAAAATCATCAACAGGTATAGTTCTTGTCTCTTTCTGACGCTGGCAAGCGAAAGCAAAGACTACCAGAATAAAGAAAAAATACTTTTTAAATCCAATCATATCATTCACTAGCCTACAAAGCTACGCAACGCCCGCTTTGTAAATAGGCAATACACCAATATTGTTACTTTAAAACCTTAATGTTACGCTTCATCACCTTCCTTCACAAGCAGCACGTTTCTTCACACCTTCTACACACTTCCTTCACACCAAACCCACAATCAGGTACTTTTTTGTGAAGGAAGTGTGTAGAATGTGTGAGTCATGTGAGGACTTGGCTTTATAGAAGGTATTGATTATACATTATTCCCAGAGGGAAGTTAGTGAAAAATAGCTAATTTTAGACTTCGGAACTTTAATCCAGGAAATGAAAAAATTGTCCATCATCATTGTATTTTGTTTTGCAAACCTCGTTTGCCTTGGACAAGACAATGTGGATGATGCTTTGGCCTACCAATATTATCAACAAGGCCAATATCAGCAAGCTGTGGTTTTGCTTGAAAAACTATTTAATAGGGTCAAAAGCGATACTTATTTTGAACTCTATTTTACGTCTCTGCTTAAACTAAAAAAGTATGATGAGGCTGAAAAACTGGTTAAAAAGCTAATCAAACAAGATTCAAAGAATTTAGGCTATGGCATTGCTCTGGCAAGAATTTACCAGGATAAAGGGCAAACAGAAGCCGCTAATAAACTATACCTACAGGTGATCAATAACCTGCCTCCGGACGAATTTAAAATCAGAGAAATTGCAAATCATTTTTATAGTTTCCAGGCATATGACCTTGCTGTAACTGCCTTTTTACAGGGACGAAAAATATTGGACGACAACAAGCCTTTTACTTATGAGTTGTTGAGTATTTACCGTTACAAGAAAGACAAAAACATGCTGATTCAAGAATACCTGAATGCCCTTCCTGAAATGCCTCAATTGCTGCCACAAGCAGAAAGCGTTCTATCAAGTGTATTCGAAGACAATACTGACTATCAGATTTTACAATCAGCCCTGCTAAAAAAAATACAAAAAGAGCCGCAGATAGAAATTTACACCAAGCTACTGATTTGGCAATACTTGCAACAGCAGGAATATGACATGGCTTTAAGGCAACTTATTGCGCAAGACAAACGCATAAAGGATGATGGATCCATCTTGTTTAATACCATAAATACTTTTCTGGACAATAAAGCTTATCCGGTAGCCATTAAAGCCTACGAGTATTTGTTGACCAAGGGAAAAGAAAACCCTTATTACTTACCTGCAAAAGTCGAAATGATCAATGCAAAGTATCAACAAGTAATTACCGGTCAATTTGACAAAAAGACGATAGCAACGTTAGCCGGAGAATACCAGACTATAATTGATGAATATGGGAAAAACCGGCAAACACTTTTTGCGCTAAAAAAACTTGCTAACCTTCAGGCCTGCTATCTTAATGATCTTAAACAGGCCGAAACTGCGCTCGAAAATATATTGGGCATACCCGGAATTCCTTCCTCAGAAATCGGACAAATAAAACTGGAACTAGGTGATGTATATATTTTAACACAGCAGCCGTGGGAAGCTTTTTTAATCTATGAGCAAGTAGCCAAACAATTCGAAAATCAGGAAATTGGCAATGAGGCCCGATATCGGTCGGCCAAACTTTCTTTTTACCAGGGGAATTTTACTTATGCCAAGTCACAAGCCGATGTTTTGAAAGCTTCTACCTCACAGCTCATTGCCAACGATGCCTTAAACCTTAGCTTACTGATCTCAGATAATCTACAATCAACTATAGATAGCAATGCGCTTAAAATGTATGCAGATGCTGAAATGCTACAGTTTAGAAATCTCCCTTCAAATGCATTGGCAAAATTGGATAGTATCGCCATTGCATTTCCTGGCAATAGTCTTGTTGATGCTATTTTGATGGCGAAATCAAGGATATATATTAAAAACAACGACTTCAGCAATGCGGTAATTACATTGAAAAGACTTATAGCGCAACAAACAGCCAGTATTTGGACCGACGATGCTTTATTTATACTTGCGGACCTTTACGAAAATAACTTAAATGACACCGAACAAGCTAAAAAACTGTATGAAACATTAATTAACAATCACCCGGGAAGC
This is a stretch of genomic DNA from Candidatus Pedobacter colombiensis. It encodes these proteins:
- a CDS encoding prolyl oligopeptidase family serine peptidase, translating into MIGFKKYFFFILVVFAFACQRQKETRTIPVDDFFKSQNKVAYRLSPDGKNLSYLKLQGADRNIYIEDIETGEGRTITQFKGMNIVFYCWVSNNELIYYKEIDAASKQSDMYIIDKEGKNERQLVKNEKSRLRIIDDQLIDDKYLLVSSNKRDSTVFDVYRLNVRNGDMEMAAKNPGNILDWRTDAEGKLRLAISSDGVNSTILYRAKENQPFKAVLTSNFKDTFRPITFSHDKPNIIYAISDINRDKTALVEVDCNTGKELKTLFCNDTLNITEAQYSRKKQKMSFVVYETWKKEKYFLDDSVRQLYANLDKLLPKTETRIFDRDKGENVFLLRTFTDKNPGSYYLYFASTGNVRKLSDFNSSIREDEMCEMKHISYHSRDGLLIHGYLTLPLNQKAEKLPVVVLPHDGPVDRNLWGYNPEVQFLANRGYAVLQVNYRGSSGYGKTFVAAGFKQWGGKIQDDIDDGVKWLVDKKIADPKRIGIYGTGFGGYIALNSLYLHPHTYACAASNAGVINLFTYLKSIPPYQKPILQMYYEIIGNPLTDIDRMKQVSPLFQTDKINAPVFLAQNIKDPNNNSTETMQFVKNLKKRNISVTYIENKGDMFLGKNEALRHNFYNTLDEFLEFNLKRK
- a CDS encoding tetratricopeptide repeat protein — protein: MKKLSIIIVFCFANLVCLGQDNVDDALAYQYYQQGQYQQAVVLLEKLFNRVKSDTYFELYFTSLLKLKKYDEAEKLVKKLIKQDSKNLGYGIALARIYQDKGQTEAANKLYLQVINNLPPDEFKIREIANHFYSFQAYDLAVTAFLQGRKILDDNKPFTYELLSIYRYKKDKNMLIQEYLNALPEMPQLLPQAESVLSSVFEDNTDYQILQSALLKKIQKEPQIEIYTKLLIWQYLQQQEYDMALRQLIAQDKRIKDDGSILFNTINTFLDNKAYPVAIKAYEYLLTKGKENPYYLPAKVEMINAKYQQVITGQFDKKTIATLAGEYQTIIDEYGKNRQTLFALKKLANLQACYLNDLKQAETALENILGIPGIPSSEIGQIKLELGDVYILTQQPWEAFLIYEQVAKQFENQEIGNEARYRSAKLSFYQGNFTYAKSQADVLKASTSQLIANDALNLSLLISDNLQSTIDSNALKMYADAEMLQFRNLPSNALAKLDSIAIAFPGNSLVDAILMAKSRIYIKNNDFSNAVITLKRLIAQQTASIWTDDALFILADLYENNLNDTEQAKKLYETLINNHPGSMYTNEARKRFRKLRGDNVGT